A single Cryptococcus deuterogattii R265 chromosome 2, complete sequence DNA region contains:
- a CDS encoding condensin complex subunit 2, giving the protein MAAHHSKRPRVSTNAQEIHRPPRINDDAAEKAKRRKSAHFSAVPDISNTTDENENPNNQAGKRVISGLAIQQQGLIQKRGKRLSAVEPNVPEVRIEVKENKYEEWMKLATDNKITANNTWSFALIDYFADLTLLRNGPNDQSINFQKASCTLDGCVKIWTSRVDSVATETGKLLSGLAGGGAETGDDDGLEGEEDEAGETKVTRKTVRSEATLAKSFAQLQIKKFDLEFTVDPLFKKTSADFDEGGAMGLLMNHLSVDNKLREVFDAGDAVADEQDLDEEEGDGGMIDEIVQLDKLRNYIPITEFLAEHSINPSLDSFHFTSDSSTGNDNDLITILGLKDSFHADEYDPYDIPMATEDDYNPMDPAFNGGDGEVHDFFGGENYEAEPAYGDGAFDEDGASMVDDPEDGLAAPLHNSTNHNGGSLTLLGPGSSHLGPFDPRRQGQGHELVLTLEEGDDTASGGMFEYFDRGFGKSWAGAEHWRLRKVSRKNTATTGTITNTSLKAKADKAPFTVDFHTPLATSLSSSTKALFTPPSNRSLITLPSTSAPTRIKNGKAMSGQRKLREERLLPDDMHFSSHQLLRLFLKPQFSLKMRPGDKSMGGMGGMIGADGEIDENFWATAAKEREGGEGVGDEFGSAPAPFESQFFQDDDDYGDMDNDVDFGPIEPNVPVLPGSDEEKDDLWAGTQMELKKARPDNVNFAKKAKRVDVKRLKDDIWAGLKDLVSHANKTGYTDTTDEDSTLPTPPEPSDEEPVKTFSSIIQSLRSTYPHQKMSEISTSFCFICLLHLANEEGLRIESARVDGKEGEDVGCVGVAPAGKMGRLFWARV; this is encoded by the exons ATGGCTGCTCATCACAGTAAACGCCCACGGGTGTCAACCAATGCGCAAGAAATCCATCGACCGCCACGCATCAACGACGACGCTgcagaaaaggcaaagcgACGCAAATCGGCACATTTCAGTGCTGTCCCAGACATTAGCAATACCACTGACGAGAACGAGAACCCCAATAACCAAGCTGGGAAGAGGGTAATATCTGGGCTTGCAATCCAGCAGCAAGGATTGATCCAAAAACGCGGCAAGAGATTGTCTGCTGTGGAACCCAATGTGCCGGAAGTTCGAATTgaggtcaaggagaatAAGTacgaggaatggatgaagCTTGCAACTGATAAT AAAATAACTGCGAACAATACATGGAGTTTTGCCCTTATTGACTATTTTGCCGATCTCACCCTTCTCCGAAATGGTCCTAATGACCAGAGTATTAATTTTCAGAAAGCAAGTTGCACATTGGATGGGTGTGTGAAAATCTGGACGTCCCGAGTGGATAGTGTGGCCACAGAAACGGGGAAGCTGTTAAGCGGTTTGGCAGGAGGCGGTG CTGAGACaggtgacgatgatggtttggaaggcgaggaagatgaggctgGAGAGACAAAAGTAACTAGAAAG ACCGTTCGTTCTGAAGCAACTCTCGCCAAATCGTTCGCTCAGCTTCAAATCAAGAAATTTGACCTCGAATTCACCGTCGACCCTCTTTTCAAGAAGACTTCAGCGGATTTTGATGAAGGCGGTGCGATGGGCTTGCTAATGAACCATTTAAGTGTGGACAATAAATTGAGGGAAGTTTTTGATGCCGGTGATGCGGTGGCCGATGAACAGGatttggatgaggaagagggggatggaggaatgATTGACGAAATTGTGCAGCTAGACAAATTAAGAA ATTATATTCCTATTACCGAATTCCTCGCCGAGCACTCTATCAACCCTTCTCTTGACTCGTTCCACTTTACCTCTGACTCTTCAACAGGAAACGACAATGACTTAATCACCATTCTTGGACTCAAAGACTCCTTCCACGCCGACGAATATGATCCTTACGATATCCCAATGGCAACAGAGGATGACTATAACCCGATGGATCCGGCGTTCAACGGAGGTGATGGGGAGGTGCACGACTTCTTTGGAGGCGAGAATTATGAGGCTGAACCGGCGTACGGGGATGGCGCTttcgatgaggatggtgcGAGTATGGTCGACGACCCTGAGGATGGCCTCGCTGCCCCTCTTCACAACTCTACCAACCATAACGGTGGTTCCCTTACGCTTCTTGGTCCAGGGTCTTCTCACCTAGGCCCCTTTGATCCCCGCCGCCAAGGTCAAGGCCATGAACTTGTGCTcactttggaagaaggagatgatacCGCGTCGGGCGGAATGTTTGAATACTTTGATAGAGGCTTCGGGAAAAGTTGGGCGGGCGCCGAACATTGGAGATTGAGAAAGGTCTCTAGAAAGA ATACAGCTACGACCGGAACGATTACTAATACAAGCTTAAAAGCCAAAGCTGACAAGGCCCCATTCACGGTCGATTTCCACACTCCCCTGGCTacctccctttcctcctccactaAAGCGCTCTTCACCCCCCCGTCTAATAGATCGCTTATCACCCTCCCGTCGACTTCCGCCCCCACCAGGATAAAAAACGGCAAGGCAATGTCGGGCCAGCGAAAGCTTAGGGAAGAACGCCTTTTACCGGACGACATGCATTTCAGCAGTCACCAGCTTTTGAGACTGTTTCTGAAGCCCCAATTTTCATTGAAGATGCGACCAGGTGATAAAAGCATGGGAGGAATGGGGGGGATGATAGGTGCGGATGGGGAGATTGATGAGAATTTTTGGGCGACAGCTgcgaaagagagagagggtgGTGAAGGCGTTGGGGACG AATTTGGCTCTGCTCCTGCACCATTCGAATCCCAGTTCTTCCAAGACGACGATGATTACGGTGACATGGATAATGATGTCGACTTTGGGCCTATAGAACCTAATGTTCCTGTCCTTCCCGGCtctgatgaggagaaggatgatctCTGGGCAGGCACCCAAATGGAGTTGAAAAAAGCTCGTCCGGACAACGTCAACTTTGccaaaaaggcaaagagagTGGAtgtgaagaggttgaaggatgataTCTGGGCGGGTTTGAAAGATCTTGTATCCCATGCCAATAAAACCGGATATACAGATACGACTGATGAAGACTCTACCCTTCCTACCCCTCCTGAACCTTCCGATGAGGAGCCAGTCAAGACGTTCTCCTCTATTATTCAATCTCTCCGTTCAACGTACCCACATCAGAAAATGTCGGAAATCTCAACATCATTTTGTTTCATTTGTCTGTTACATCTGGCCAATGAGGAAGGGCTGCGAATCGAGAGTGCGAGAGTGGacgggaaggaaggggaagatgtgGGTTGTGTGGGAGTGGCACCGGcggggaagatggggaggtTGTTTTGGGCGAGGGTTTAA
- a CDS encoding peroxin-12: protein MTQPVFPEPMVSDANAPSLFDLLAQEQLRDLFHPVLRYILSYLAQRYPRYFLRLLNHHEEAFAFLLLIVEKHHLKRHNASVSEHFHGLRLVPSRTFCSPRLDRLPQAEPFSPPSSTNLTRRQRWGILIFIVGLPYVRARAQDYFERLSGIGNDEIQLDEDGEVRARSLNKSQHIFKLLYPYLNLLLDISFLGYDVAYLFSKTSYWRPWYQLLNLRILRAGFPSPPPPLDTTISSSRPILSSLSFPPLLPPLLLALKLSQWWYSPSSPRALSPLSRSRLGLQDGRGGISIAEVHKSILPPRAVNVLSSILLFPFSQKQSRNDSDGESNEGVAHKLKGEYTEKRIPPAKFGICPLCDKLWANPAILPSGWVICWKCGWNAIEGEKESGDDKQNEDKARREKQMSDGGEEEISYGTEESTSDGENKTKKRGRCPITGVYVPPGGLRRVLV, encoded by the exons ATGACACAGCCTGTGTTCCCAGAGCCAATGGTATCAGATGCCAATGCCCCATCCCTCTttgaccttcttgcccAAGAGCAGTTGCGAGATCTCTTTCACCCGGTCCTTCGATACATTCTCTCATATTTGGCTCAGCGGTACCCTAGATACTTTCTGAGACTACTGAATCATCACGAAGaagcttttgcttttctgCTTTTGATTGTCGAAAAACATCATCTCAAGCGACATA ACGCATCAGTATCCGAACACTTTCACGGACTACGTCTAGTCCCTTCTCGTACATTCTGTTCTCCTCGTCTCGATCGCCTTCCCCAAGCCGAGCCTTTCAGCCCCCCTTCGTCGACTAATTTGACTCGTAGACAGCGATGGGgaatcctcatcttcatcgtgGGACTGCCTTACGTCAGAGCGAGAGCGCAAGATTATTTTGAACGGCTATCGGGGATCGGGAATGATGAGATTCAActcgatgaagatggtgaagtGAGAGCTCGGTCGCTAAACAAG TCCCAACATATATTCAAACTCCTTTACCCATacctcaacctcctccttgacaTTTCATTTTTGGGATACGATGTCGcttatctcttctccaaaacaAGTTATTGGCGTCCATGGTACCagctcctcaacctccGTATCTTACGCGCAggcttcccttctcctcctcctccgtTGGATACCActatttcctcttccagaCCAATCCTTTCCTCGCTTTCTTTCCCACCGCTTCTCCCCCCTCTGCTCCTCGCGCTCAAACTTTCCCAATGGTGGTactccccctcttcccctaGAGCCCTCTCTCCGCTGTCCCGTTCGAGACTCGGCCttcaagatggaagaggagggataTCAATAGCAGAGGTGCATAAAAGTATTCTACCCCCTCGAGCGGTTAACGTTCTCTCTTCAATTCTGCTTTTTCCGTTTTCGCAAAAGCAAAGCAGAAATGATTCCGATGGTGAAAGCAATGAAGGGGTGGCGCACAAACTCAAGGGGGAATACACCGAAAAACGCATTCCTCCAGCGAAATTCGGTATATGCCCACTATGTGATAAACTATGGGCAAACCCCGCGATCTTACCGAGTGGATGGGTTATCTGCTGGAAATGTGGGTGGAATGCTATTGAGGGCGAGAAAGAGTCTGGAGATGACAAGCAGAATGAGGATAAGGCTCGAAGGGAAAAACAGATGAGCGATggcggagaggaagaaatcagTTACGGGACAGAAGAAAGCACGAGTGACGGAGAGAAtaagacgaagaaaagaggaaggtgtcCTATCACGGGCGTGTATGTGCCTCCGGGCGGACTAAGGAGGGTGTTAGTTTGA